The Candidatus Micrarchaeota archaeon genome contains the following window.
AGGTACATAATTAATAGGGATATACCTATCACCATTGCGGAGTACGAAGAATGATGACAATGAAATATTCTTAGCTAGCGCAATGCTTTTTGCATATTGCTTTTCTCCATACTGCTGTATGCAGATCTGCTCGGACGGTCCGGGCGTTCCCTTCTGTAAGTACTGAATATCTATACAGTGAATTTCGTAGTTTAGAGAAGGTAGGTCGGCCTTGGTAGAATTGAACAGAGTGAAAATAATGTCATTTACTCCTGGAGGAAGGGATGGGTCGTAGAACATCAGAAGGGAATACTCTGACGTATTATTCGTACTGTTTATCGTACTGTTCGATGTACTGGACTGTGTATTACATCCTGGCAGTACCATAATGGTAAACGCTATGAATACGCTTAACAGTCCAAAAAGGATCGTCCTTTTCATCATGTATCACCCCGTAGAAAATTCAAGATGTGATGTTTTGTGTATTCTGTTGTTTTTAAACCTATCTGTTTGTAAAACTAGTAAGCGTCTGACATGAGTCCGTAACCGATCAGCGAGAGTATGATGAACAGAACAACACCTAACACCGCTAAGAATATTATTCCCAATTTGAGACGGTTCAGTGCGTTAGAAATAGTGGATTTGGCCTCTTTGACATCTATCGCATCTACAGAATGTTTGAGGGTGGATAGAGAGTTATACGTCTGGACAACCGACCTATTCGTCTGAGCCAGGAGCGTTGCCGTGTCTTTTAAAGAAGCGGATGCCTCGGATAACTGTTCCGTTGATGAAGACAGGGAAGAAGTGGATACGCCCATAGAAGAAACGACCCCAGTAAGAGAAGATATCCCCTGGGAAAGGGAATCTATCCCATTACTCATGTGAACTATGGAATCTGATAGGTATGAAGACATATTCGAAAAAGAGGACAATGTATAAGAAGTGTCATCGATAAATCGGTTGGCGTTCGTTTCAAGTAAAATCACCTTGTCAAATTCAGAATTCACATAATCGCTGATACTGGAAAGATAAGAGAGGGAAAACAAACAGATACCTGCAGTAAGAAATATCCCGATAATTCCGAAAAGGATCACCAGCATACCTATTAATTTTTTCATTTTCAAACACCCAACGTCCCAAAAGCCACAGGGTAGGGGAAGGGATACGACCCTGTACTTCCACTATTCTTATTCTAGATAAATTTAAAATAATTATGTAACTATGGTTACATATGCTTCTCTATCTTTATGACATAAAGGTGGATTTGAAAGATTATTCAAAGGTCAAAAGAAGGTTCTATTATCATCTCAAAAAATCGCGTTTATGTAAACTGCCTCTCAAAACAAAATCCGTCATATTGGTTCCAGACGAACTGGAAGATGAAGCAGATGCCTTTTTCAATAGGTTTAAAGAGTACTTGGAAGTGTATAAAGCAAAAGTGATAGATTTGGAGGAACTCTAGTCTGAATAGTGGAAGTAAGGGGTCTCTGCATTCTACTGCTGCGAGACCACCACCACGTCTTCGACAGATTTTACATTCTTGTACAGAATACTCTTTTCCTTCAGTATTCTCACCGCATCCTCTTTAGTGATATGATAACTGAGCGGTTCCAGAGTAAGTCTTATGATCTCGCCTTTTTCAAGGTCTATTATTATGTCCTGAACCCTACCGAGGAACTTCCCTCCATCAGTATATATGTCCATACCATACATCTTCGATAATCTTATCGACATTCATATCACCCACTCAACTTTAATCAGAATAAAATTCCACAGAATCATTTATAAAACTAACGTTTACGAGATTATCCTATGAAGTTTGACCGCGCTCCCGATGTAAAGGCTATGGTTGAAGATATCGTTGAGGTATTAAAAGACAAGTTTTATTATATAGATACTGAAAGAATTATATGTTTGCGTTCTTTTGGTTCTAAGGCGAGGGCATACGCACGGATATGGAGTTTGCCTAAGATATGGCAGGTGGCGTTGGACATTCGTACCTTTTACGTTCTTGAAGTGATATCCCACCATTTCGATCAACTGCCCATTGAGAAAAAACGTAAGGTTATAATCCATGAACTCATGCATATTCCGACAACTTTTTCAGGGGCATTGACACCGCACAACTTTGTATGGAGAAGGATAGACGCTCGTTCAGTGAACAGATTGTACGAACTGTACAAAAAGAGAAAGATGGTCTAAGTTTGCCGTTCTTTATTTACCTGTCGAGTTTGTTCCTGTATTCGAGACATTCTTCTCCTTTTTTATATCCTGTATTATCTCCGCAGTCTCGTATCTATCTATACATTCTATCAATTCATCTGTCAGATCCCATTGGCAGAGATTGTTTACGCATATGCACGAGGTCTTATCACTTGTGTAGCAGGAGTATTCATCCTTCCACGGAACAGTCCTGTTATCTGTATAGTTGACCGGTGCGCATGTTTGATTGTATATTCCTGTGATATGACAATCCGCATCTGAACGGCATTCTATCTTCTTCTCTCTTACAGTTACATTCAGTCGAGTACAATTTTCCTTTAACTCTTCATTCATTATGTAATCGCAGTACGTTTTGTTTCCCCATCTACTGACGTATTGGTAATAGCAAATATCTTTGTTTTCGCCAGGTGTGACATAGTTGCAACAGTCCGGGTCATCGGCCGCATATGCCATCATTACCAAACAACCGTCTTTATACTCAGTATCATTGATGAACAGACAGAACCTGTAGTTCTTTTCATTGTAGGCGGCCTGTTTTAAACAGTAATCCGTTTTGTTCGACAATCTACATTCAAGATATTCGAGAAGCATCTTCTTAGCACTCCTGTAGGTATTGATAAATCTGGTTGTGTTATCGATAGGTCCCGGAAGTGTGAAAGCGTCCTCTGGAACCTTTGTGCTGAGCGATACCACTTTTCTCAGAAGTTGTTTTTCTATACCGTTCTCAGTATACGTTATGTTTACTAAGAGCGGGAGCCCAGTTTCATTATCCAAACACAACCTTTGCGTGAAATTGTTGAAAGATGTCACTATCTTGCTGTTAGGGCTCAACCCTATTTTCAATAGTTCGGTAAACGTAAGCTTTCTGTAGTTCGGTTTTATCACAAAGTATTTGCATTCTCGTCCGGCAACAGTTCTGTATTCAGGATAGGAGACATTCAATGCAGATGCGTTCTTCAACACTTCATAGGTAAGTATCGTCTTTTCCACGGAATCCTCATCCGTCAGTTTTTCTATAAGGTTCTTTTTCTCATAATAAAACAACGTATTATTCGTAACATCCGAACAGTATATCTCTTTCTTACCTGCCAACTGTACGCATGCATAGGTCGTTGTACCGTTCTTTATCATCCATCGTGTTTCAAACGGTGATACCGATTTTATGTAGTACCTGTTTCCATCCCTAATCCCTTCTATGTGATACGTAAGACCTTCCGAACGTTCATCAAATACCTGATAATAGACGGTCGTGTTCTTTTGTAGTTCCAAACTGTTGATCAGTTCCTTGTATCCGTCGTTCTTGTTATTTGTTGTACACCCTCCCATTACAATGATGACCGACAGTAATCCTAACACTATAAGTATCTTATCCATATCCATAGTAATCCCTCTTTAAATCCTGTCAAATCCGAATATTTCAACCTCGCTATTTATTTAAACATTATCTTTATCACGTCCCTATCCTTTAACATATGGTCTCTTCCGACCTTTCGTCCTGTCCTAACATCGATCGCTCCTATGAACCCTTCGGCAATGTCGGAATGGATCTTCTCGGCAAGGTCGATAACCGTAGACCCCTTTTTCATAAGGATCGCGTCCGGTACCACATTTCCCTGGGAATCTGTCAACTCCTTTTCATTTTCGACAGGATACACGACGATATATCCCAATACATCGAACACCGCCTTGTTCAGTATCTGTTGCACTCCAGACCCACCGTACCTGTCCAGGATCTCTCTTATTCTGTCCAGTACTGTTTTCTGTTCCTTCGATAACTGTCTGATTACTTCGAACCCCGAATCACCCGGAAGGTATTCGATGTATCCGTTCTTTGCAGCCTTTCGTAATACCAATTCGCCGAGGGCGTACGTCGGAACGATAACCTTGTCGGGATAGGCTTCTTTCAGCCTTTCTATGTTTTCATCCGCACCTTTTTCATCGACCTTATTAGCGGCGATCAGTATCGGTTTACCTCGACGGACGATGAGCCGGGCGATATCGAACCTGTCTTCTGGAGACCAGTTTTTCTTATCTTTTAAATCCAATTCCTTTAGTATTGAGATAGTAGTTTCTTCGGACACTTTCAAACTGTTGGTTATATCTACCAGTTTTTGTACATTCCCCGATTTTATCGTTCTCCAATGTCTCTCTAAAATACCGTCTATCCAATGGACAAGTTCCTCTTCCAAAAACATGACCTCCTTGACCGTGTCACCTTTACCCAATCTTCCATCGAGGTCTGTCCTACCGCTGGCGTCTACAACCTGGATCAAACAATCCGTACCTGCCAGGTCTGTCAGGAACCTGTTACCCAACCCTTTACCTTCATGAGCACCAGGGACAAGTCCCGCGACATCCACCAGTTTTGTAGGAATGAACCTTATTCCGTTTACACATCGTCCATGTTTTGGATTGCATTTCACTCCGAACTCTTTACATACACAGTTCGTTCTTACGTATGACAGACCTATGTTCGGGTCTATCGTAGTGAATGGATAATCTGCCATAGGCACATCTATCAGCGTAGCCGCACTGAAAAAAGTACTTTTCCCGCTGTTCGGTTTACCGCAGATTCCTATCTCCATAAAAACAACCTAAATTAAAATCATCAGGAAAAGTTTTTAATCATGATATCTTAAATCCTTTCATGCTCCTCACGGAAAAATACAGACCGAACAGACTTTCTAAGTTTTTGGGCAACACTTCTGAAATAAAAAAGGTAAAGCAATGGATATTGAACTGGAAGAGGGGCATTAAAGGTAAACCTTTGCTTATCACGGGTCCTGTTGGAGTTGGGAAAACTTCTCTGGCGCATGCCGTAGCCGATGAGTTCGGGTTTGAACTGTACGAGATAAACGAATCCCAAGAGTATTCGCACGATACAATAGAAAAACTTTTCAATCATTCTCTTGTCTCGGGTACATTGTTCGGCAAACCCCGGCTCCTTCTTGTAGACGATGCGGATAAGATGGCTCTCATGGGTAGGGGTTTGGCATCTAAACTGTCGTCCCTTCTCAAGGATCCGCCGTTCCCGATAATCCTCACAGCCATAGACCCTTGGGACCCGTCCTTGTCCTCCGTACGCGGGTTCTGCGAGGTCATAACCTTGAAAAGGCCGAGCAATTCCACACTTGAACGTTATCTCCTATTGATTGCAGAAAAAGAAAAGATCCCGGTCACTAAAGAGATGATAAAGAAGATTGTTGAATCGGCTGAAGGAGACGTCAGGGCGGCTCTGAACAGTCTTCAAGGGATGAGTACCGCACCGAGAAACATAAACATCAAGATTATGGATGCGCTCAGACGCATGTTCAATGCAAAAACCTTTGTAGATGCGAGGAGGATAACTACGATGGTAGATATGGACCCAGATATGTTGACTCTTTGGATAGAGGAAAACATGCCGAGAGAACTGCAGGACCCCGAGGAATTGGCAGAAGGGTTTTATTATCTGTCACGTGCAGACGTATTTCGGGGAAGAATAAAAAGAAGAAACGTTTGGGGTTTCTTAAGGTATTCACTATCACTTATGACAGCGGGCGTGGCTCTGGCGAAAAAGGAGCACAGGTTCAGGTTTGTTCCCTACACGTTTCCGACCTATCTGAAATACATGAGCAGAACAAAGGAGCACAGACGAACACTGAACAGTATAATAACCAAGTTCAAAAACCATGGAAGGATCCATGCATCCGGTAAAGAGATACGGGAAATGCTACCTCTCATAAAACTTCTTATCGAGAAATACGATGGAGAGGCCCTCTCTTTCTATGACCTTGACCCCAAGGAAGCTGCATTCATTCTTGGTACAACGGAATCAAAGGCAAAGAAGTATTTTTAAAAAATCTTGAACACACCGTCTGCTATCAGGTGTGAAACGTATCCGACCAATCCGAAAACGGCGAGATAGTAGTCTTTTGATACTAAAAATATCATTATCGCGTATGCGAGGGCTGCAGCAAAACCGTGCGTTATCCCTCTGTGTCTCGGACGTAACAGTTCGGTTAACATGATCAGCAGCAAGAAAATCCCCAAAGTAACCAGTACCATCTTCGCAAGGTCATCGAAAAGCGACATCGATATCACAACACTTAACGGAAGCAGAACAACACCCCTCAATAAAGAGGTGGCTTTACTCTTAGGATGGTCTATGTCGGGTGTGAGAGCACTCACAGTACCGAAGATGATGTACCATATGTTCGGCTTGATTAGAAATCCGATAACTGTTGAACTCAATCCTCCTACTATGAGATGACCTTTGTAATTCATGGCATCACTCGAATTGTAGTATCAATTCCTTGACCTGTTTAACTATTTCTTTTTCGTCTTCTTTGTCCAGTTTAGTGAGGTTGTAATACAGTTGACCTTCGGCAAAATGTAGGGCTAACGCTTCTTCGTCATCAAGGCATTGAAGATGATACAGTGCTAGGAGAGGTTCTAATTCCTTTCTCAACCTTTCAACACGTGGAATATCCTCTTTATCATTGACCTTTCGTTTGTATGTTAACCTTTTTCTGACCTTGTTCGGAAGCAAAATTAGTATCAATTGTATCAATGTGTCGATGGCTCTTCTCAACCTGTACTTCAATGAACGTTCTCTTTTCACTTCTTTCCCCGATTTCGAGACAACCACCTCTGTTTTTTCCGTGTTCTCCAAAACCGTGCTTTTAACCAACCTATCTTCTAATGCAAAGAATTCCTTAGGCAACAGGTCAACCTTCTCCTTCATCCTCTTTTCATCCTTGGTTTTCAATTCCATCCGTGTCGCCTCGGTTATTTTATCGCATATCTCTTTAAAATTCTTTTTGGTCTATCTTTATTCATGGATTCCGATGATTGGCAGCAATGGTTGTTGGTCCTAACCTTCATAGTACTCGGCGGGATAATCATCTCACTGTATTATTTAGGTAAATCCGCACCAGATTATCCTCCTTCCCCACCGACAGACGTGTACGCGTTTCAAAACGGGTCCGTCGTGTTCATTCGATGGACTCCTTCTATTTCAGGCGACGTTATCGGGTATAACGTATACAGAAGCACGAAAAAAGGAGTTCTGGGGGAACGAGTTAATAATAGGGTCATCAACGGTTCATCTTACACAGACACCTTTTATCTTCCGGAAGGTCAATATTTCTATACTGTCCGTGCAGTTGATCGTTCTAATGAAGAGGATAACCTTAACCAGGTATCTGTTAACATAGATAGAACTCCGCCTACCGATTGTGAGATTCAGATATCCCGTCCAGTTGTCAAGGTTCCTCAGGTGCTCGTGTTCATGACTTGTGAGGACGCATACTTCTGCAGGTTTAAGGATGACGGTCATGAATGGTCTCAATTCTTCCCGTATACGCAGTACTTCACAGTCCCTCTTTACAATGAGTCGGGTGAAAGAAAACTGTACGGACAATGTATGGATAACCACGGTAATCTCGGATCGATCGTTTATTCTGTCGTGACGATAGATGACCATCCTCCTGAAATCGACGAAGTGGTCGGGTTGACGAGCGGGTTCTACCATGTTGGCGGAAACGCGTCCCTTGTGTTCAATGTTAGCGATGATTATTCAAAGGAAGTGAGATGTACTCTGTACATAAATGATATCCCTGTTAAAGATGAAGAAACAAACACTGGATCAACGATCTTGTTCAACATCTCTTTCAAAGAGAGAGGCCCATATATTATATCGCTCCAGTGTTCTGATGTTGCAGGAAACATTGCAAGATGGGTTGATGTTGCACGTGTTATCGAATAGTCAGAAGATAAAGAAGCAAAGAGTTGGGTATAAAACTTGATTCTCCACATGTTAATCGGATTTGCACGGTCACAGGACCTACGAGATCCGGTAGAAACATTTAAAAACATACTCTTTCAGATAAATTACGACGTAGGACGTCGATATGTATTTGTAGGAGGTGTTTACAATGGGCGAAAGAATAGGTAAAGAAAAGATAGAGAGGGAACCGGGTTATCTTTATTATGTAGGGAAGGACGGTTATGTGTGGAGAGCCCCCATGAAGTTTAACAAACGGGGTCGTAAGAAGAGAGTAGGTACCGAGAAGATCATCAAAGAGCCGGGTTACATGTATTACGTGGACAAAAAAGGTTATGTGGCACGTGCCAGATTGAAGAATTGGCCCGGCAAAAAAGGTAAACGAAGATAAACCCTTCCTTTTCTTCTTTTTATGCGCGATGTCCCTAAGGTTATCATAGATACAAATTTTTTCCTCCTTATCCCTAGATTCAAATTGGACATCTTTAAAGAGGTTAGGGCAGAAATAGGAAACTGTGAATTCATCGTATCCAAAGGAATACTTGAAGAATTGAACCGTTTATCTAAGACCGATAGAGATGCAAGGTTTGTGTTAAATGTTCTTAAAAAGACGAGGGTCAAGGTTGTTGAGAACAACGACCCTGTGGACAGATGGATCTTCAGATACTCTAAACAACTTAAGGATGAAGGGTTCGACGTATATGTGTGTACCAATGATCTCTCTCTTA
Protein-coding sequences here:
- a CDS encoding redox-regulated ATPase YchF — its product is MEIGICGKPNSGKSTFFSAATLIDVPMADYPFTTIDPNIGLSYVRTNCVCKEFGVKCNPKHGRCVNGIRFIPTKLVDVAGLVPGAHEGKGLGNRFLTDLAGTDCLIQVVDASGRTDLDGRLGKGDTVKEVMFLEEELVHWIDGILERHWRTIKSGNVQKLVDITNSLKVSEETTISILKELDLKDKKNWSPEDRFDIARLIVRRGKPILIAANKVDEKGADENIERLKEAYPDKVIVPTYALGELVLRKAAKNGYIEYLPGDSGFEVIRQLSKEQKTVLDRIREILDRYGGSGVQQILNKAVFDVLGYIVVYPVENEKELTDSQGNVVPDAILMKKGSTVIDLAEKIHSDIAEGFIGAIDVRTGRKVGRDHMLKDRDVIKIMFK
- a CDS encoding replication factor C large subunit; translated protein: MLLTEKYRPNRLSKFLGNTSEIKKVKQWILNWKRGIKGKPLLITGPVGVGKTSLAHAVADEFGFELYEINESQEYSHDTIEKLFNHSLVSGTLFGKPRLLLVDDADKMALMGRGLASKLSSLLKDPPFPIILTAIDPWDPSLSSVRGFCEVITLKRPSNSTLERYLLLIAEKEKIPVTKEMIKKIVESAEGDVRAALNSLQGMSTAPRNINIKIMDALRRMFNAKTFVDARRITTMVDMDPDMLTLWIEENMPRELQDPEELAEGFYYLSRADVFRGRIKRRNVWGFLRYSLSLMTAGVALAKKEHRFRFVPYTFPTYLKYMSRTKEHRRTLNSIITKFKNHGRIHASGKEIREMLPLIKLLIEKYDGEALSFYDLDPKEAAFILGTTESKAKKYF
- a CDS encoding PRC-barrel domain-containing protein yields the protein MSIRLSKMYGMDIYTDGGKFLGRVQDIIIDLEKGEIIRLTLEPLSYHITKEDAVRILKEKSILYKNVKSVEDVVVVSQQ
- a CDS encoding metal-dependent hydrolase translates to MNYKGHLIVGGLSSTVIGFLIKPNIWYIIFGTVSALTPDIDHPKSKATSLLRGVVLLPLSVVISMSLFDDLAKMVLVTLGIFLLLIMLTELLRPRHRGITHGFAAALAYAIMIFLVSKDYYLAVFGLVGYVSHLIADGVFKIF
- a CDS encoding metallopeptidase — protein: MKFDRAPDVKAMVEDIVEVLKDKFYYIDTERIICLRSFGSKARAYARIWSLPKIWQVALDIRTFYVLEVISHHFDQLPIEKKRKVIIHELMHIPTTFSGALTPHNFVWRRIDARSVNRLYELYKKRKMV
- a CDS encoding fibronectin type III domain-containing protein, coding for MDSDDWQQWLLVLTFIVLGGIIISLYYLGKSAPDYPPSPPTDVYAFQNGSVVFIRWTPSISGDVIGYNVYRSTKKGVLGERVNNRVINGSSYTDTFYLPEGQYFYTVRAVDRSNEEDNLNQVSVNIDRTPPTDCEIQISRPVVKVPQVLVFMTCEDAYFCRFKDDGHEWSQFFPYTQYFTVPLYNESGERKLYGQCMDNHGNLGSIVYSVVTIDDHPPEIDEVVGLTSGFYHVGGNASLVFNVSDDYSKEVRCTLYINDIPVKDEETNTGSTILFNISFKERGPYIISLQCSDVAGNIARWVDVARVIE